In Paenibacillus kyungheensis, the following are encoded in one genomic region:
- the phnE gene encoding phosphonate ABC transporter, permease protein PhnE translates to MNHTLPAKPLWHKIRPYCWVLFLVVVYVWAFNGLQFEGIQSTAKSVSLSILDGFLHSDWSFVYDPAGEDLLSGLLDTLIISILGTFISAFLCIPFAFWAASNMSRRRPVSGTGKFSLSVIRVFPEMIVAILFIKAVGPGSFAGVLALGIHSIGMLAKLFSETIESIDTGPSEALTAAGASRLQILWFAVLPQVIPQFLSYSLYRFEINIRSATTLGLVGAGGIGTPLIFALNMRNWNRVGVILLGIIILVILTDLISGWIRKRIV, encoded by the coding sequence ATGAATCATACCTTACCTGCTAAGCCACTCTGGCACAAAATTCGTCCGTATTGTTGGGTTCTTTTTCTAGTTGTTGTGTATGTATGGGCATTTAACGGTCTTCAATTTGAAGGTATTCAATCGACTGCCAAAAGTGTATCGTTATCGATTTTAGATGGATTTTTGCATTCAGATTGGTCATTTGTCTATGATCCAGCAGGTGAAGATTTACTGAGTGGATTGTTAGATACGTTAATTATTTCGATACTGGGTACATTTATTTCTGCATTTTTGTGTATTCCATTTGCTTTCTGGGCGGCATCCAATATGAGTCGTCGTCGCCCTGTTTCTGGAACCGGCAAGTTCAGTCTTAGTGTGATTCGTGTATTCCCTGAAATGATCGTAGCTATCTTATTTATCAAAGCGGTAGGCCCGGGTTCGTTTGCCGGCGTACTGGCATTAGGTATTCACTCGATCGGGATGCTTGCCAAATTATTTTCTGAAACGATAGAAAGTATAGATACCGGCCCTAGTGAAGCATTAACTGCTGCTGGAGCCAGTCGATTACAAATTTTGTGGTTTGCTGTATTGCCACAAGTGATTCCACAATTTCTGTCATACTCACTGTATCGATTTGAAATCAATATTCGCTCTGCTACCACCCTCGGTCTTGTCGGTGCAGGCGGTATCGGAACACCACTTATTTTTGCGTTAAATATGCGTAATTGGAATCGAGTCGGTGTGATTCTATTAGGCATTATCATTCTTGTTATTTTAACTGATCTGATCTCCGGTTGGATTCGGAAGCGGATTGTATAA